The sequence GGCGTCCCGGGTCCTCACCGAGACCGCCCAGGTGAACCGCTGGCTCAAGGGTCTGCCCGGTCTGCGCAGGCCGATGGAGGGAAGCGTGCTTCCCCGCGCGGCCCTCAGCATCTACTCGCGGATGATCACCGACTTCATCACCCTCCACGACGACCTCGGCCGCAGCGGCGGCGACGAGCGCCTGATCGGTGACGCGCTCGCGCTGGGCGCGCTGACGCGGGCCAAGGAGCAGGTCGCCGTCCAGCGAGGCATCCTGCTCGTCGGCCTGCAGGAGCGCAAGTTCGACTTCGACGACCCCGCTCAGTTCCTGGGTGCCCACCAGAGCCAGCTCAGCGAGGTGGCGGCTTTCCGCGCGACCGCGGCCTCCGGCGACATCAAGCGCTTCGACGAGGCGGTCAGCGGGGAGAAGATCGACCGGGCCGACTCCATCACGGCTCTGGTCCGATCCCGCATGCGCGAGTTCAAGCCGCTGCCCGTCAGGGGGCTCAACAACTGGTTCAGCTCCTCCACGGCGACGGTGGACGGCATGCGGGCCGTCGAGCGCGGCCTGTCCGCCGCGGTCGTCGCCCGCAGCCAGGAGATGGAGAGCAACGAGCAGCGCAGCGCCATCATCTCCGGTGCCGCGATCCTCGTCCTGCTGATCCTGATCCTGCTGATCACCGCCTGGGTGGCCGGAACGCTGGTCCGCCCGCTGCGCAGGCTGCGCAGCGAGGCGCTTGAAGTGGCCGACACCCGGCTGCCCGAGACCGTCCGCGTGCTGCGGGAGTCCGGGGACCTGGCCCCCAACGTCGAGGTGCCCTCCATCGGAGTGGTCTCCCGGGACGAGATCGGGGAAGTGGCCCGGGCCTTCGACGAGGTCCACCGCGAGGCCATCCGGCTGGCGGGCGACGAGGCCCGGCTGCGGAACAACGTCAACGCGATGTTCGTCAACCTCTCCCGGCGCACCCAGTCGCTCGTGGAGCGCCAGATCGACCTCATCGACGACCTGGAGCAGGGCGAGCAGGACGACAGCCGGCTGGCCAGCCTCTTCAAGCTGGACCACCTGGCCACCCGCATGCGCCGTAACTCCGAGAACCTCCTGGTCCTCGCCGGCCAGGAGCAGAGCCGCCGGTGGAGTGAGCCGGTCCCGCTGAGCGACGTCGTGCGCGCCTCGCTGTCGGAGGTCGAGAACTACGAGCGGGTGTCCCTCCGGGTGGAGTCCGGCACCTCGATCATCGGTTCGGCCGTCAACGACATCGTCCACCTGATCGCCGAGCTGGTCGAGAACGCCATCTTCTTCTCGCCGCAGGACACCAAGATCACGGTGAGCAGCAACGGCAACGAGACGGGCGCCATCATCCTGGCGGTCACCGACGCCGGCATCGGCATGAGCGAGGAGGAACTGGCCGAGGCCAACCGCCGGCTGGCCGAGCCTCCCGCGGTGGACCTGTCGGTCTCCCGCCGGATGGGCCTGTTCGTGGTCGGCCGCCTGGCCATGCGCCACGGCATCCGGGTCCAGCTCCGCCGTCCGGAGGCCGGCGGCCTGAGCGCCGTCGTCCTGCTCCCCGTGCAGGTGGTGGCCCAGTCCGCGCTGCCGGAGATGGCCATGGCCGGGCAGGGCATGTCCCAGCCGTCGTTCGGCAGCATGTCGAACCCGGACCCGTTCGGGGCCGGGCCGAACCCGAACCCGTTCGGCCTCGCCCCCGGGCGGGGAGCCGCCAACCGGCCGCCCGCGGCCCCGGACTTCTCCGCCCCGCCGCCCCCGGCGACGGCCGACCTCTGGTCGGCGCCGGTGGTGTCCGCCTCCGCGGTGGAGGACCTGTGGTCGTCGCCGTTCACGTCGGTCTCGTCGCCGCCCCCCGCCGCGCCGCCCGCCCCGGCCGCGCAGCCGTCGTTCCCGCCGTCCTGGCCGGAGGTCCCGCCGGTCGACCCGTGGACGCCGCAGCGGCAGGACACGCGGCAGGAGATGGTGGAGAGCACCCAGAACCTGCCCGCGGTCGAGGTGTCGGCGACGGAGCCGGAGCCGGAGGAGTTCCTGCCGATCTTCGCGGCGGTGGGGTCCGACTGGTTCCGCAGCAGCGCCTCCACCGAGCTCGCGCCCGAGTCCGAGCCCGAGGCCCCGTCCGAGCCCGAGCCCACGGCCAGGCCCCGGCCGCTGGAGCAGCCGCTCCAGCCGGTCCAGGAGGCCCAGCCGTTGCCGGTGCGGCAGCCCAGGCAGAGCCAGCCGCCCGTCGAGAGGCAGCCGTGGAGCACTCCCGCCGACCAGGGCTGGGCCGCCGCCGAGGTGGCCAAGAAGCCCGTGGAGGGGGGCACGACCGGAGCCGGTCTGCCCAAGCGGGTGCCCAAGGCGAACCTCGTCCCCGGATCCGCCTCCGCGGCGCCGGCGACGCCGCCGCCCCCGATGCCCCCGATCTCGGCGGAGCGGGTGCGCAGTCGTCTGTCCAGTTTCCAGCAAGGCGTACGGCAGGGCCGCGCTGAGATGAACGAGCGGTCCAACGCCGTCGAGGGAGAGAAGCAGTGAACCACCAACTCAGTCAGGCCGCCCGCGGCTTCAATTGGCTGATCACCGAGTTCGTCAAGGAGATGCCCGGAGTCGCCCACGCGGTGATCGTCTCCGCGGACGGTCTTCCACTGGCCTACTCGCAGGGCTTCCCGAAGGACCGCGCCGACCAGCTCGCCGCGATCACGGCCGGCCTGATCAGCCTGACCCAGGGGGCCTCCCGGGTCTTCGAGGGTGGTCCCGTCGCCCAGACCGTGATCGAGATGCAGCGGGGCCTTCTGCTGACGATGTCGATCAGCGACGGTTCCGCGCTCGCCGTACTGGCCTCGCCGGACTGCGACATGGGTCTGGTGGCCTACCAGATGACACTGCTGGCTGAGCGTGCCGGACAGGCGCTCACGCCTGCGCTCCGGGCCGAGCTGCAGTCGGCTCAGCGATAGGGGGGTGATATGGACGCACCAGGTTGGCGTGGACCGGGGGAGGAAACCCCGAACACGTCTCAGGCCAAGAGCGGGCGAGATCGTCTGATTCGCCCGTACGCTGTGACCGGGGGAAGGACCGCCCCTCGGATGCAGCTCGCACTCGAGGCGCTGGTCTCCTCGGCGACATTCGTGAGCGTGGATACGGGCACGCTCTCTACGGAGTATCAGGCGATCATCTCGTTGTCCCAGCAAGTGCGTTCGGTGGCGGAGCTCTCAGCCCTGCTGCGCATGCCGCTGGGCGTGACCCGGGTCCTGATCGCGGACATGGCGGCCGAGGGCCTGGTGCAGATCCACCAGCCGTCACTGGATGCCGGAAAGCCGGATCTCAACTTGCTTGAAAGGGTGCTCAGTGGGCTTCGCAGGCTCTGACGCCGGAATGACGTCGACGAAGATCGTTGTCGCCGGAGGATTCGGTGTCGGCAAGACGACCTTCGTCGGCGCGGTCTCCGAGATCATGCCGCTGACCACGGAAGCGGTGATGACAGAGGCCAGTGCGGAGGTCGACGACCTCTCGCACATCCCGACCAAGCGGACCACCACGGTGGCCATGGACTTCGGCCGGGTTTCGCTGGACCGGGACCTGATCCTGTACCTGTTCGGTACGCCGGGTCAGCACCGGTTCTGGTTCATGTGGGACGACCTCGTGAAGGGCGCGATCGGCGCGATCGTGCTGGTCGACACCCGGCGGCTGGCCGACAGCTTCCCGGCGATCGACTACTTCGAGGAGGCCGGACTGCCTTTCGTCGTGGCCCTCAACGGCTTCGGCGGCTCGCACATCCACGGTGAGGAGGAGGTGCGGGAGGCTCTGACGATCTCCCCGCACATCCCCGTCGTCCGGACCGACGCCCGGTCCCGCGACGCCG comes from Streptosporangium roseum DSM 43021 and encodes:
- a CDS encoding sensor histidine kinase; this encodes MRPRLVALILLPTAAAVVLSGLQLTSSLASAGEYRKMTEVASLVEQLGTLSHEMAEERDLTAWYIADRRRPARLTRVKQQREVVNQASAQVQKSIESLDRGQASRVLTETAQVNRWLKGLPGLRRPMEGSVLPRAALSIYSRMITDFITLHDDLGRSGGDERLIGDALALGALTRAKEQVAVQRGILLVGLQERKFDFDDPAQFLGAHQSQLSEVAAFRATAASGDIKRFDEAVSGEKIDRADSITALVRSRMREFKPLPVRGLNNWFSSSTATVDGMRAVERGLSAAVVARSQEMESNEQRSAIISGAAILVLLILILLITAWVAGTLVRPLRRLRSEALEVADTRLPETVRVLRESGDLAPNVEVPSIGVVSRDEIGEVARAFDEVHREAIRLAGDEARLRNNVNAMFVNLSRRTQSLVERQIDLIDDLEQGEQDDSRLASLFKLDHLATRMRRNSENLLVLAGQEQSRRWSEPVPLSDVVRASLSEVENYERVSLRVESGTSIIGSAVNDIVHLIAELVENAIFFSPQDTKITVSSNGNETGAIILAVTDAGIGMSEEELAEANRRLAEPPAVDLSVSRRMGLFVVGRLAMRHGIRVQLRRPEAGGLSAVVLLPVQVVAQSALPEMAMAGQGMSQPSFGSMSNPDPFGAGPNPNPFGLAPGRGAANRPPAAPDFSAPPPPATADLWSAPVVSASAVEDLWSSPFTSVSSPPPAAPPAPAAQPSFPPSWPEVPPVDPWTPQRQDTRQEMVESTQNLPAVEVSATEPEPEEFLPIFAAVGSDWFRSSASTELAPESEPEAPSEPEPTARPRPLEQPLQPVQEAQPLPVRQPRQSQPPVERQPWSTPADQGWAAAEVAKKPVEGGTTGAGLPKRVPKANLVPGSASAAPATPPPPMPPISAERVRSRLSSFQQGVRQGRAEMNERSNAVEGEKQ
- a CDS encoding roadblock/LC7 domain-containing protein translates to MNHQLSQAARGFNWLITEFVKEMPGVAHAVIVSADGLPLAYSQGFPKDRADQLAAITAGLISLTQGASRVFEGGPVAQTVIEMQRGLLLTMSISDGSALAVLASPDCDMGLVAYQMTLLAERAGQALTPALRAELQSAQR
- a CDS encoding DUF742 domain-containing protein; its protein translation is MQLALEALVSSATFVSVDTGTLSTEYQAIISLSQQVRSVAELSALLRMPLGVTRVLIADMAAEGLVQIHQPSLDAGKPDLNLLERVLSGLRRL
- a CDS encoding GTP-binding protein translates to MTSTKIVVAGGFGVGKTTFVGAVSEIMPLTTEAVMTEASAEVDDLSHIPTKRTTTVAMDFGRVSLDRDLILYLFGTPGQHRFWFMWDDLVKGAIGAIVLVDTRRLADSFPAIDYFEEAGLPFVVALNGFGGSHIHGEEEVREALTISPHIPVVRTDARSRDAVKSTLITLVEHVLTLRV